The DNA sequence attttgtgtcattttgttcaATGGAAAACTGACCATCCAAAAAACTGACCATGCAGACGATTAAGGTGGTCTTTTTGACTCTAAAGAGTGAGGGACTCCATATTAGTGCTCTGAAgaagacaatgggcctcattcacaaaacttttcttaaattattcttatttttgctcttaaaaatgttccaatgaaaaaccaatatgggattcataacatgtgcagacctttgttatTGTGCCTATCCCAGGTGAACGAGATGATGCATGCTGttaattttacatgcaatcatATTCATGTGATTaacataaggaaacagccacgaacaaatacaaataagaaaaaaatgatgaatgccaaaattttctcagaaatgttcttacacacagtttacaatcaaatgtgatcatatgtatgaggccctaattttatattattgcattttattgatatttcaaCCGTTgataagtttttaaaaaataaaaatcactacAATTTGTGGTTGTGTAGTCACAGCATCTTACTTGCTGCAACCTGAATTTACTATCAAAACTCACAATTGTGAGAGTCGGGGGAAGGGGTGTGCATGCTTCAATGGATTTTTTGTACAGGTTACAactttcataaatatataaatgttatATTACAGTTCAGTAGGGACCATGAGTCCTGGGGGGCTGATCTATTATCCGATATCCATTGTGCGTGTAAATACTTGCTCCCTAAAAACCACGCCCATTGCAGGGTGAGCTTTGACATGTGCATTTCAGTATTATCATCTGCTGCTGCATGAGAAGAAGGCGAAACCAGCGGCCTCTTCAATAATTCAGGCTCCTCCCTCGCCGTTGTCGTCGTCCAGAATAAGGGGAGACCCGCCCGGAGTGGTCAAACGGGACGAGGTCACAGGTACaaacagcaccccccacccccccccccccaaatccccctcccccacccaacacccctCTCCACCATCTCGCTTGCCTCATTTGCATATGATATGTTCgtcacccaccccccaccccccacacccctatCCTGAAACCAAGGCTGAATTGCAAACTTGGTTCAATTGTAACCTTAATCTCAATGCCCGGCAGGACTGATGAACATTAACCCCTTTAGTCAAACAAGTCTCTGATGGCCTCAGGGATGGAGAGAAATTAACCGGTGCGTAAGAAAGTGGCTGCATGGTCAGGGCTACCTTTGATCAGTGTACCCGGACTAGTCTTATTCAGgggtcaattagggtatcttcTACAGCTTTTCATATCAATGACATTCTCTGCAAGTCAACCAGcaaaagatttttcattttttcaattttggttGTAAAGTTAAATAGTAATACTTAAAATGACAACACTATAAAAATGCTTACAAATAAGATAACTGCCCAGCCCTTTCCTCAGTTGTCCTTTAAACGCGTTTCACAGAAATCTCACATCAGTAGTGGCCAAATTGGACACAAAGCAGgttgttattttcatgttttttcctgCTTTAGATCAGTCTATGTTTgctttttcaattcattttgttGGTTTAAAACATTCGCAGAACCTGTGTGTACTCATATCATATTCttgttttgctctttttccTTCACAGTACTTGTTCTTCCTCATAGGATAAACTGATTGCTTTATTCCTTCTGCAacttctgatttaaaaaaataaaaaataggattAATTTAAGGGCTTTGGGAGCCATGCAATCTTCTCCATTTTTGACAAacattttcctcctttttttaacattttcatgaTACAATGGCTAGTCAtgatagaaaataaattattttaaatattttttatagtcAGAAAAGAGCGAGGAAAGGTTATCCTTTGATTTCAAGATAAATGGACTTGCAAGTGAATCATTTTCCAGTGGTCTCAGTCCCAAGGTTTCCCCTAATCTCACACAGTGGCAGTCTTTTGCACACGTGACAGTACAGTGCGTCCCATAGCAATCTGAAAGGTGGTCATCAGTGCATGCTGCACATGTGGCAAACGTGTGATGACAGAGGTGCTTGTGAGGTTTCAGCACGCTCTCCAGCCCTGACACAGGCCGTTTGTCATCTGACACATGACACGTGTCCTGCACTTTTTGGGGCCTCTGCACAGGTCATGCACATGTCGCTCAACAACATGACATGCGTGTTGtcatttggaaatgtgtttggaaACATTATACTGAAGACATCATTTTTTAACTGAATCATGAGATCAAGTAACAGACGACCTAGCATGTTCACCAGGAGTTATGTAAAATTTTGCTGTTAATGTTGCACTATTGGCAACAATTTAGCAAAAATGcacagccatttaaaatgaatataccaTGACTTATGGTATATCCAAGTTCATATTAATGGTTTTCTTACACTTGTAAAAATGTTAGACAGCCAGTTTGGCTGCATTCTCTGTTTTCTTGGAAGATTTTTGACTATTTTGCCTGTGATTTATGTTGACCAACAAAAGATCTCCAGCCCTTGATAGTCAGAGGGGcccaaaaagcatttttaatgaaacacgTGCATAATTAtgttactgtaaaatgaaacatacattgtgggtgtttgtgtacgtgtgtgtgtgcgtgtgtttgtgtgtatacacatgatagcgtgtgtgtttgtttgtgtgtttatgtgtgagagtgcgcacgtgtgtgtgtgtgtgtgcgtgtgtatgtatgtgtgtatgtgtgtgtttgtttgtatgtttatgtgcaagtgtgcgtgtgtgtgtgtgtgtgtgcgagagagagagatattcaaatacattaggtagtaatattataaaaatgaattgtttgtgttgtttgtgcaTTAAATTCATAATTAGCATAACCTCATTAAAGATACAGTTTAGTACATTTTTGgcataatttcattattaacattataaattgaaaattgaattgCCTTCTGCCaactgactccccccccccccccccccccccccattgattGCTAGATATTGgatgaattatatttaaatatgtgtcAATGCACATTTTAAGAATGATGCTGGAATTCTTTATAATAAAATTCTGTCTCACTGACAGCATGCTGTGGTTACGTTTCAGCGTGTGATGTAGTCTAGAGGAAGTGTGTTTTCTGAtagctttcccccccccccccaaaataacaGCCCTCCCCTGCACTAGttaacataaatattaaaatatgatcaTCTTGAATACACTTCTGAGAATGCAGTCATATAACTATTCACAAACTTCTGATCTCAGAAACGGCCGATGAAAACGGTAAATTTCCAATTGCTGGTATCATATTACAGGTACCAATGACAGACACCTCATCATCACACAATGTGGCCAAGTTCGTTTTTTTTGTGGAACCGGAAATTTGGCCACCCAATCGCTGCCTCTCTTCGACAAGCTCTCATCTTTTGTCTCCTCCCTTCGGCCTCGTGGGCGTGTTCTCCCGGCGCACCATAAGAGAGCCTCATCATAACTGATTGCCTCATTGGCACTTTGGCTTAGGAGCGTACCAGGTGGGACACTGGAATAGGTGGGACAAGTCGTCGCTCTGCATCAgggaacaaaatatttcaggTTTGTGGTGCActtactgctttttttcttttaagctgACTGTGTTCGTTAAAAActagcaagaaaaaaaaaaacttacagcaCAGCGGTGTGGCATTTCCCGTAATTGGCCCATAAAACGGTTCACAGTTTCATAGTGTGAATCTTAgttctctatttttttcttgtgtttattttcaaagttGTGTCTCGTATTTAAACCTGAATGCACTGTTGAAATCACCTTTGAACCACTCCCTAACGTATTTCCTTACAAAAAAGCCTAACGGGGTATGCAAAACCGCTATCAACAGGTATTTCTACTAAATTAACTGTCTTCTGCTACGCGATATTTTCGTGATCGGTCTAGTTTATATAGCTAGTTAATGCTGATTTACTGCAAATACGCGAACGCTTCAAGTGGACAGTAGTATGTATTTTCGGGTCTTTGCCTAGCAAAGCCTGCTGTCAGATCGGTGTGCCACAGGTGAATTGAGTTCAGTGAAACTTGAGGGTGGGGCTGCAGTCCAAAGCCATTATAGAGTAATCCTCACGGAACGTTTTGTCATGCAAGTAGTGAAACAGAATTTAGTTACATTTGAGCATCATTAAATCGATCGATAGTTTTGTCAATGAAGTGTCTGTTTAAACAAAGTAGACTGTTGACGTGGGATGTTGATGACTACAGCACCAGGAAACATAAACATCTGAATTTCCACGCATAggttattcatattttaaaagtgaTAAATGAGTGTTTTGGCCATTTGGTTCTTAATTTcgagaagtgtttttttttttttttccaaacgtTCTTCCaatgacatttacatttgtatttactcGCGTAAAGCTTTGGTTTTTGTGGAATGAGTTTCCAGAAGTTTCCATAAATAGGGAAAGTAAATGTTAGACCTTCACCTTGAAGGTGTAACATCCATTTCTAATATTTTATTAGCCCATACAGCATTTCCCAATTTCTGATCAGAAATGGATAGTTTTCATAGTTCACTGTTCTTTCTAATGTACTTTACATGGGAGTGTGCTAGGGTGGCATCAAAACCAGAAATTCAACATCTTTAATGATGCAAATGTGGAATTAAAGTACTTTAAGAGGAGTGGTCTGTTCAGCTTGGGCAGTTCCACACGTTCTGATAATCCATGACGGATGTCGCTAACTGCTGTGGGTGTGTTAGAGATGCAGAAAACCCACTTTTTGTCCATGCAAGCTGTAAAATTGTATCAGCCAATCGGTTGAATGAGTTCAGTGCTGAGTTTCGAAGCTCTAGAAGATGATAGGGTGAGACGATGGCGCAAGAGCACACCCTTGAAATATGAGCTTCtgagcgtttttttttgttttttgttttttgactgAGAATATTGCATGGCCCCGTTCGCATCTGAAGAGCTAGTGGGAGTGGTGTGTGGCATTAGTCAACCTGTTCTGAGATCTTCCCTCATGCTCTCTATGGTTGCAACCTGCCCGCTGGCGACCGCGCCGGGGAGCCCACAGGCTCCACACTCGCCTGGTCTTCGCCACAGAACCGGTCCGGCGACTCTCGTCAAGTTCACAGCTCGACGTCTCTCTCTAGCCTTCAGAACTTTCACATGGCAGCTTGCCTGACCCTTTGACTTGTCATCTTTCTAGAAGCTTCCCTGGGAGGAATATTAATCAGGTTTTATTACGCTGTGCGAGCAGTTCCATACttgcccgcctgcccgcctgtctgccagCCAGTTATGGGAAACTTCCCCTTCTCGCCTCGCGGCCCTTTTCCCACGGCGGTTCGAAAAAAGCCCTCGACTTGCGCCACTCAAATGTGCCTACGCTCATCTGAGGAAGAGTAGGAACCAGTCagcccacccctcctcctcattTGACTGGTGTATGTGGGCCTGTAGGGTTTCCCATATGAGTGATGGCTGGTGTGCGAGGATGGTGCCTCCAGTGGTTTTGCATTTTGAGAGGTTTTCGTTTTGCTGATCCCAGAATTGAGCAGTTGACAATTTAGCCGTTAATCCCCCCCCGGGGGACCTGGTTACCTTGCACAGCTGGCTGCACACATTCGTCTGAAGTCTCACCCTTAatgaaagagaaggaagagTATATGATTCCTCCTGAGCAGAGTGCTGATCCTCGCTGCTCTTCAAGCCTttcaagagtaggttttttggaatgtcttcAACATTCTAAGACAGCCACTGCATTCAGTTACCAGTATTGattgattgttacatcagcattagaacgttcagttaagaacattctaatcacatacttaTGTTCTTTAGACCTTTAAAGGTTTAATGAAGGTTTCCTTGGTTTGGAGGAGATTACTATGGCTTCTTGTGTGAAACTTGATACAAATCCAAGTGAATAGAAGGCCTTGTGAAGGTCACGACAGATTGcttgaatttcattttcttgcCTACTTTGAAAATATACAAGGGAACAAATGGATAATTAAGTCATCTTTACTCTCTGTATCAGGTGTGTGACATTACACACCCTGACAAATCAGTTTGTGCTCCTGATAACATTGACATTTACTGCATTTTTTGTTGTACTTTTCATGCATTGTCCTACCGATTTGGCACTTTCCCAGTGATGTGCTTCATGTACATTGATCTGTTCTGGGCACACATGTCTCATCAGCACTGATGTAAACACTTGGTACTAAGTGCTGgactaaattaatgtttttcagcattgctctgcagtgtctgtattGTAGAGatcaatataaatatacaatataaaactgcggtgaaaattagatttttaaaatctcatgcaaattaattgcttttttgGGTTAGTGCTTCTCATCTAAGCTTTAAGGTCTTATGAGAAAGTAATGAAAATTACAGTTGCCACAGCATCCGTCTTGTATAGCCGTTGTGTCGGTGTTTGGACAAAGGGTTCAATTTAGTGTGTGGACAACATGGGCGTGACACAGTGGGTGGGAGAATGAACATAATCAACATTGAGCTGAATGGTAACAAGGAATGCGGTGAACTTTTTCCTTCAGACAGAAAGTGACATGCTGGGTGTGGTGTTTGacaaacatttgtttctttctgtGTTGAATCTAGGTTAATGAATTCCTAGCCTAGAATTCATGTTTGTCTAAAACATGGATAAAGCCTGTTTGACgaaaattgtcatttttgtatgGAGGCTTGGATTGATAGGATTTAGGATTGATTACCCATCACCATTGTTGTTGTGTACTTGAATGTTTCTTGTAACAGGCAgcgagcttgtgtgtgtgtgtgtccatgggGATGGCCAGTCCCCAGTGCTGAACGTTAATGAGAAGATGACATGTTGAGACATGACTGCTTGTTTGATTAAGGCTCATAAACATGGTTTGCTCCCTGCTTTGCTGGCCTGGACTCGTTGGACCAATAGGAAGATAGATTAGGCTCTACACCTCATGGAAATTTCATCAATTCTCTCCAGGCTGGCTATTGCAATGCTATGCTTCAAAAGCAACCTTAGCTCTGTGTAGACCCAGGGTGGGACTGTGGGTGCTTGGCGGAGTTGAGCTAAAGGTAATTACCTCGCATTCTTGTCTTATTAGACCGTTGCTGTGCAGAATTTTCCAGAAAGGATATGTAAAGCATGTGCTTGTTCGGGGAAGGGTGACTGAAGTCACATGATCACTGTGCTCCACAATGCAGCCCTTTCATGGCACAGCTGATGCACTGAACGCGTGTTTCGTGCGCTCTACAGAAGAGCCGTGGCCTTTGGCTCTGTATCCATACGACCGTTATCTGCCACAGTCTTCTTCCTTTTTCGCATTGAGGTCAAATTGCAGTGATGGTGAAATATGTTAACGCAATTGTCTGGCgctgaaaaatatttctttttgtcATGGATCGAAGTTGTTAATCTTTCATGCAAATGAAGAATCTTATTGATTTGTGTCCCGCCTTATGGCTTATGAAGAGCGTCCCAACAGTAGTTTTAGATTCCACCATGCTAGGAATCGTTAACAGTGTAGCGTGAAATGTCATACTTTCTGGAAATTTGCTGAATTTGACTTTGTCATTTACCATTGtttttatattccttttttccAGTGCGCATTGCCAGTTGGAGTAACCAAAATGGCTTTCAACGAGCTGACATCCAGGGCTGTCCTCTTGTATGACGAGTGGCTCAAGGAGGCTGGTGAGTTATTGAGCATGCAGACTGTGTCCTGCAGTCTTGGAGTAGCAAAACCTGAAACTGTATGGACCTCACCAGTGCTTGGCCAGTCCTGGGGCCTGTATCATTAGCTGGATATCTGTGCTGGGTAAAACCCGAAATGGCTCTCTTTAcctcagtccatgttccagatttgggcgTGTTCAGAGTTTTactaactctgtaatcctgctttgtgatacaggcccctaTTCATATGGGGAAATGAGTGTTGGGATCCAGAACGTTCCTTGGTTGTAGTTCCAGTCTCTCGGTTGTTCACCATGGTGATTTTTAATTTGAGTGAAAACACGGTGCTTGTGTTAGGCCTTGCGGAACGCTCCCGCCTTCTCGTTCTCTGAATGCCTATTGGTCCTCCTCAGACCCCAGGACGGAGGATTGGTTCCTCATGTCTTCGCCGCTCCCCCAGACCATAATCATCGCAGCGTACATTTACTTTGTCACGTCGCTGGGGCCAAAGTGGATGGAAAACCGCAAACCCTTCCACCTGAAAGAAGTGATGATCGTCTACAATTTCAGCATAGTGGCGTTCTCCATCTACATGTGCTATGAGGTAAGCATGGTGTGGATTTGCTGTGGAACAAAGTCGCTCTTGTCATCTACTTGCATTGAAAGGGTGCCATCTCCTGGATGGTTGTGGTAGTACAGTTGCATGGTGCCATAGACGTACACTGCATGTTGGAGATTTCTGTGgcgcaattattttatttccttttacaaTTTGTTTTACTACAATTTTATTGGCTGTCCTGAAAATTCTCCTTGGATATTGTATTATGATTTGACAGCTCTTTAATTGACAGACGTGTCTAGCTGGATTCCACTTATTGACCATAATTTTGACTGCCTTCCTTTTGAAATGCAAACGCAAACTGGTGCTGCTATTGCAGCCGTTCAGAGAAGTTCATGAAGTGAACAAACGAAAGCATAGTGACAAGAGGTCAAGCTCTTGGTGTGAAGACGGTGACGTTTGCACTTGAGCTTCTTTCTCACTGTTCATTTTTCACCGCTGTAGAGGTGCTGTCTGCGTGCTGCGGTCTGGTGGGGTGGTCTGTGTGCAGTCAGACAGGGTGTTGaatctctgcttcctgtttcagttCCTCATGTCAGGCTGGGCCACGGGATACTCGTTCCGCTGTGACCTGGTGGATTACTCCAGATCTCCTCAGGCTGTTCGGGTAAGTGGCAGACATGTGACCTTGTTTCGCATGGGCGTGGCCATACGCTGCCCGGCAGCTGGCTCCAGTGCAATGCCCTCCCGGCCTACTCACGCCAAacatggaaatgtttcagaattacTGCTGAGTTCCTTAGACTAACTGATGACTTAATGAACCTAAATGTGTGGTTTCAGATGGCCTGGACCTGCTGGCTGTACTACTTCTCCAAGTTCATTGAGATGTTGGACACTGTAagtatttatatatgtaaatgttCACATTCACATCATTTAAGAGTGCATGTTGGGTGTGTGTACGCTGCACGTTATGCATTCACTGGGAATTGCCACCTACAGCTTGTACATCTCCGCTTATATCACATCTTATCCTGGAGGCATGTGCTGCCtcttctgtatgtttgtgttctgtgtgtctgaggagAATGGCTGCaggaaatatgcatttaaatggaTTTCAGGAACCTGCCCTGCAGTCTGTTCTCAGATGAATGAACCAgttccttttccctttctctgtttCAGGTCTTCTTTGTCCTCCGGAAAAAGAACAGCCAAGTCTCCTTCCTCCACGTTTACCACCACTCCATCATGCCTTTCACCTGGTGGTTTGGGGTCAAGTTTGCTGCAGGTACAGCCTTCCACCTGTGTTTATGACATCGCATGTGTTTTTTAGTCCATCCCGTTTAAAAGTGACACTCCTAAATCCAAGgcagaattatattttaattgcattgtgGAATATTATTATGCATATTGGAGTTTAATGTAATGGGCCAGTTGTGATTTAATTGACTGAGCCTGACTGGAGGAAAGCTGGTTGGTTGGTTGCTAACTGGTTTCCTTGCCGTTTGCTATAGGTGGACTGGGAACCTTCCACGCCCTGCTGAACTGCGTTGTCCATGTGATCATGTATTCCTACTATGCCATGTCTGCCCTGGGCCCCGCCTACCAGAAGTACCTGTGGTGGAAGAAGTACATGACCACCATCCAGCTGGTACGTTAGTCCACATCTCCCCTCTCACTGGGGCCTGCAACCCTGGTCCCGAGATCCGGAGGGTCTGCTGTGGTCCCCAGCccgccctggtcctggagagccatgcagggtctgctggggtccccagcccgccctggtcctggagagccgtgCAGGGCCTGCTGGGGTCCTCGGGCCTGGTCCTGAAGAGCCGCTGGCtctgtgtacagtgtgtctgtacttAAACAGTGGACTAGATGGTAGAGCAGCACTGTCTTGGTCCCATGCCTTTGAATGCATGATTTACAGCTGCCCATAGCCTGTTGCAtgcctttcattttcacaatggCTGTATATTAAAGTGGTTGAGGCACTTCCAATGCATGATGGGTAAAACATTTATGTGGTGGTTTTTTGTGAGTTTGACTTGGCCCTTGTGTTTCAAGGCCTGTGTTGTAAAGGATTCTTTGTGTTCCTGCACAGGTTCAGTTTATCCTGGTGACCCTCCACATTGCCCAGTTCTTCTTCATGGAGGACTGCCACTACCAGCATCCAGTCTTCCTCTACATCATCGGCCTGTACGGGAtggtcttcctcttcctcttcctcaactTCTGGTACCACGCCTACACCAAGGGCAAGAGGCTGCCC is a window from the Anguilla anguilla isolate fAngAng1 chromosome 14, fAngAng1.pri, whole genome shotgun sequence genome containing:
- the LOC118212091 gene encoding elongation of very long chain fatty acids protein 7-like — its product is MAFNELTSRAVLLYDEWLKEADPRTEDWFLMSSPLPQTIIIAAYIYFVTSLGPKWMENRKPFHLKEVMIVYNFSIVAFSIYMCYEFLMSGWATGYSFRCDLVDYSRSPQAVRMAWTCWLYYFSKFIEMLDTVFFVLRKKNSQVSFLHVYHHSIMPFTWWFGVKFAAGGLGTFHALLNCVVHVIMYSYYAMSALGPAYQKYLWWKKYMTTIQLVQFILVTLHIAQFFFMEDCHYQHPVFLYIIGLYGMVFLFLFLNFWYHAYTKGKRLPRAMTNGTALTNGPALNGSAVKNGSALKNGFAVPNGKMAHSWEGYQNGNGVCKHKEV